Part of the Rubidibacter lacunae KORDI 51-2 genome is shown below.
GAGAGGCAGCGAAGGGAACGCGTCTGGAGCGAGCTCAAGTGACCCGATTGCGCGCAACGCTGATTAAAGTCGCTGGGCGAGTGCGAACGACAGCGCGGCGCGTGCTAATAGACCTATCGTCCCACTGTCCATATGCCGAGGAAATCCGTCAGATAGCGCGGCAGTTATGTGGAGCAAGCGCAACAGCGCAATGAGCGGTGAATCCGCCAAGGGAGACGTATGTCTTCGCGGAGAAAATGAGCTGCAATCGTGCCCGAATTAGGCAGACAAAGGCAGATTGAGGCAGAAATAGACCGACGAGAAGGTTCGACAGCCTGGGTTACCCTTGATGTTCCCCAGGCTCTGCCCATTTTGGCCTACTCATGAATAATCCAGGCTAGGCAGAAAAAGGGGTCAAATCGCTGGCGCAAACAGGTGAATCGCATCGCCAAACTGCATCTAAAGATATCGCGTCAGCGGCGCGACTTCTTTTCTAAGGTGTGGGATTCGCTGTTCTCAAAGTACGATGTTGTTGCTCATGAAAAGCTAAATATCAAAGGACTTGCTCGCACCAGACTGGCGAAGTCAATCGCTGATGCTGCATGGGGTACATTCTTGCAAATGGGCGCTTGGAAGGCTGAAAGAGCTGCCAAGTTAACCATTGCCGAGAATCCACACGGAACCAGCATTGAATGTTCGGGCTGTGGTGAGCGGGTACCAAAGACGCTGGCTGACAGGGTGCATAGCTGCCCTTCCTGCGGACTGGTTCTAAACAGGGACCGCAACGCGGCGATCAATATTCTCAATAGGGCTGTGGGACATCAAGCCCTTAATCTCTCAGGAAATGTCTCAGCAGTAGCTGAGAGTCACTGAGGAAGCCCGCGCTGTATGCGTAGCATTAGCGTCGGGAGGATGTCACCCGGATTGAGCGGCGAGTTGCTGACGCGATTTATCCTAGCAACTTGCGAAATAGCGAGAGTTTCCCTTCATAGGGTGGGTAGCGTAACTCGATCTCGGGCCAGAACCCTTTTCGGACAACGCTGCGGCGATGCGAGAAGGTATCGAAACCGGTACGGCCGTGATAGGCACCGATACCGCTAGCGCCGACGCCTCCGAACGGCAGGGTCGACGAAATGATGTGTACGATCGTGTCGTTGATGCAGACGCCGCCGGACGTCGTTCCTTCCAGCACGCGCGTTTGGACATCGTGGCGGCGTGAGAAAACGTATAAGGCTAGCGGCGCGGGTCGCGCCGCGATCGCCGCGATCGCGGCATCGAGGTCGGTATAGGTCAGAACGGGCAGCAGCGGTCCGAAGATTTCATCTTCCATGATCGGATCGTCCCACGCGACGCCATCGAGGACAGTGGGGGCGATATAGCGCGTGGTCGAGTCGCTTTGTCCGCCGATCGCGATCGCGTCGCGGTCGAGCAGCGCGCTCAGCCGTTGGAAGTGCCCGTCGCTGACGATGCGCGCGTAGTCGGGGCTGGTTGCTGGGTTGTCGCCGTAGAATTTGGCGATCGCGCGCCGCAGGGCAGCCAGCAAGTCGTCTTTAATCGCGCGATCCACCAGCAGGTAGTCGGGGGCAACGCAGGTTTGACCGGCATTGAAGAACTTGCCAAAAGCGATCCGCTGCGCGCCGGTTTCAATGTCTGCGTCGCGATCGACCAGGCACGGACTTTTACCGCCGAGTTCGAGGGTAACCGGCGTCAGATGCTCCGCAGCAGCTGCCATGACGACTTTGCCAACGCGCGAGCCGCCGGTGAATAAGATATGGTCGAAGCGCTCGGCAAGGAGTTGCTGCGCGACGGTTTTATCGCCCTCGACAACGCTGACATACTCCGGTGCGAAGGCTGCCGCTATCAGTTCGGCAAGGACGCGGGACGTGTGGGGCGTCAGTTCTGATGGTTTGACGATCGCGCAATTGCCCGCTGCGATCGCGGCGACGAGGGGCGCGATCGCGAGCTGCAGCGGGTAGTTCCAGGGTGCGATTATCAGCACAACCCCGAGCGGTTCCGAACGGATTTGCCCGCGTGCCGGCCACACAGTCCGCGCCAGCCCGACCTTCTCGGGTCGCACCCACTGCCGCAGGTGCTTGCGAGCATAGTCGATTTCTTGACAGCAGAAAACGATTTCGCTCACAACTGCTTCGAAGGCCGGCTTGCCGAGGTCGGCTGCCAGGGCGTCGCAGATTTGGGATTCGCGGTCGGCGATCGCCTGACGCAAGCTCAAGAGTTGCCCGCGTCGAAACTCTAGCTCGCGAGTCGCGCCGCTGGTGAAGTACGCCCGCTGGCGAGCAATCAGCGCGGCCGGGTCGAGCGCACGAACTGCGTTTTTTGGAATTTGCACAGAGAAAATCCAGTTTGCACGACCGTTATGAGCAAAAGGGAACTAAAGCACGCCTCCGACTCGCCGCGTTAGTCGGCGAGAAGTTCCTCCAAGATTAATGGATTCAGTACCGATCGAAAATCCCCTTTTAGATCTTGTGAAGTGGATAAGCACCGTTTAGTAAAGCCAACAAGTGACTCTACCAGCAGCGAGCCGAAGCTCGTGCACCCTTCAAGCGCTTCCGAAGAATTGCCAGACAGAAAAGACCGCCAACTGCGGTAGTAATAAAACGGTAATGGTGCGTTGTCCGGGGCGCTCTCGTTTTTAAAGTGCTCGATTTCCCCTGATGGTTGGCTGGAGTCAGAGGGACGATTTCTCTGCAGTCAAACGATCGCAAGTTCTGCTCGCGATCGCCTGGCTGCAGGGCTAGAGGCAGGATCGCCTAGGCCCCAACGGCTTCTTTCGCAGCGTACATCAGCTCAATAGTAATACTGCTGAGTTGGCGCTCGCGGGCGAACTTTTCGGTGTTGCGCTTCACCTTACCGCGCACGAAACCAGGGACTTTGTTCAATTCGGCCAAGGCGTCCTTGGTCCAGTTGAGGTCGGAGTCTGCCGAGATGCTCTTGTGGATAACTTCCTTGGTGTCGTGACCGCCGAAGATTTCCAGCAAGTGATCTTCCATCCCGAGGGTGAACGAGTTGTAAACCAAGTCAGAGATTTGGTTCGTTCCTTCGTAGCCCACGAAAGGTTTGTAGCCGATGGGAAAGTTCTGAACGTGAATGGGGGCTGCAATTACGCCGCAGGGAATGTTCAGGCGCTTACCGATATGCCGTTCCATCTGGGTGCCGAAGATAGCTGCCGGCTCGGCCCGCGCGATCGCGTCCGCGACCGCACCATTATCGTCGCTGATGAGAACTTCATCGCAAAACTCGCCGACCTGGGTGCGGAACCAGTCGGCATCGTATTTGCAATACGTACCGGCGATCGCGACGCGAATACCCATCTCGCGTGCCAGGATTTTCGTCATTGCGATCGCGTGCGTGTTGTCCCCGAACACGACCGCTTTCTTCCCAGTGAGATTCTGACAATCGATCGAGCGCGAGAACCAAGCTGCTTGGGACACGTAGCGAGTTTGGTTATCAATATAGTCCTCGTAATCGACGGCAGCACCGCTCGCGTTTAGCACCTGCTGGATGGCACGAATGCAGCGTGCGGTTTCGACTACGCCCATCGGCGTCACGTCTACAAACGGCATGCCAAATTCTGCTTCCAGGTAGCGAGCAGTCATCAATCCCACTTCGCGGTACGGCACGAGATTGAACCAAGCTCTCGGCAGATCCTTGAGATGGTGCACCGATGCTTTTTCGGGAATCACCTGGTTGACCTCTATGCCGAGGTCTGCCATCAAGCGTTTGAGTTCGGTGCAGTCGTGTTGGTTGTGGAACCCGAGGCTAGTGATGCCGATAATGTTGACTGAAGGACGCTCGGTTTTGCCCGTGGGGAGCGTCCCGCCCTTGCGTGCCTTGTCGATATAGAACTCGACGATTTGGTTTAGCGTGCGATCTGCCGCTTGCAGTTCGTTGACGCGATAGTGGTTCACGTCGGCCAGCATTACATCGCAGCGGGCGGTCAGCTGGGCGCGCTCCACGAAGTTTTCCAAATCTTCCTGCAGGATGCTGGAGGTACACGTTGGTGTCAGCACCGTTAGGTCTGGTGATACCTCAGCATCTTTGCGGGTAATGTTATCGACAACTTTCTCCTGAGAGCCGCGGGCGAGCACCGTGCGGTCTACCGAACTCGTCGTCACCGGGGTGAAGTTGCGTTCGCGCTCCAGCATCGAGCGCATGACATTAAAGTAATCGTCGCCGATGGGCGCGTGCATGATTGCGTGGACGTTCTTAAACGAACTCGCAATCCGTAGCGTGCCGATGTGCGCCGGTCCCGCGTACATCCAGTAAGCAAGCTTCATAAAATCGTTCGCCTCCAACAGGCGTCTGCGGTGTTCGCATTTTCGCTAGCTTGCATTGTCTCAAACGCGGCTAGCAGCCTCGCGCCAGGCAATTGCACCTAGTCGATATCGCAGTAATAGCCAAAACCTCGGAGCTTCTGGGCGATCGCGCCCTCACTTTAAGGAAATGCAGACGTCCGACAGCGACACGATTCTTAATTTGCCGGAACAGTTCGTTGCGAGTTTCTTGACAACAATCGCGATGGATCGCCGCGCGGGAGATCGACTGCATCGACTGCATTGAAAACTCCCAGTGGAGAATCCTTTGGAAAATAAACTCGCCCGCCGCGATCGGGTTCTATTGAAGTCTTGCAACCTCATCTTCAGCGATCGCTTCTAGATGTTCTGGCCGCAGTCTTTGAGGCTATGCGAAATCAGGAGTCGTCGTGTAAGCTCGGAGTATCTTCTCCATAAGTGCTCGGATGCCTTCAGTACCGCCCGCGCAGCTGTACCATCTGATCGCCTTTCTCATCTCGACGTCTGTAGTGCTGTGGAGTACGCCTGCAGTCAAGGCGATCGGTCTTAAGAGCGGACACGTCGATCGTCCCGGCAGACGGAAGGTCCACCGCGAGCCGATCGTGCGCATTGGCGGAGTTTCGATCTTTATTGGCGTTCTAGTAGCACTGCTGACGGTATGGCGGTTAGGTGGCTTCGGCACGCTACCGACCGACAAAGAGTGGGAAATTTGGGGCATTACCGTCGGCGGGTTTGTTTTCTTCGCGATCGGGCTCTGCGACGATCTCTTCAACCTTTCCGCCGGAGTCCGCTTGGTCTTGCAGGGGGTCGCTGCCAGTTTGGTCTGGATGACCGGCGTTCAGATCGAGTTTTTGTCCGTCCCCTTCATCGACCTCTTTCATCTTGGTTGGTTGAGCTTGCCTGTCACGGTCATCTGGTTGGTGGGGATGGTCAACGCCATCAACTGGTTCGACGGACTTGATGGCTTGGCTGCGGGTGTTTCCGGAATTGCTGCCGTCGTCATGTTGATCGTGACGCTGGCGATGGACCAACCCGCTGCTGCTTTGGTTGCCGCTGCCCTGGCTGGCGGCGCACTGGGTTTTCTGCGGTATAACTTCAATCCCGCTGAAATATTCATGGGCGACAGCGGTGCGTATTATCTCGGTTTCATGCTGGCCGGCATCGGCGTTGTCGGACTGGTCAAAACGGCTGCGGTTACGGCTGTACTGCTGCCGTTTTTAATCCTGGCTGTTCCGATCGCCGATATGTCCGTCGTCATCATTTCGCGGTTATGGGGGGGGAAGTCGCCATTTACCGCCGACCAGCGACACCTGCACCACCGCTTGCTTAAAGCTGGAATTCCGCAGCGGTTAACGGTGCTCTTTATGTATGCCCTGACCCTCTGGGTCGGCAGCCTGGCATTGGGATTCTCCGGTATTCCCAGCGGTTGGGCCTACGCGATCGCTGCGACACTGCTGCTGGTATATGTCGGTTGGCAAGTATTGCGACGGCGCCAGCATCGCCTCGGGCGGGAGAGGCGTTCCCGATCGGCAGGCGATAATGTGAGGGAACATCACGACCGAGAGTTATGAGCGCAGAGGTTATTTGCATCGGCACCGAGCTGCTACTCGGCGATATCGTCAACACCAACGCGCAGTTCTTTGGTCAGCAACTCGCGAGTCTCGGCGTCCCGCACTATTACCAAAGTGTTGTCGGCGACAATCCAGAGCGCATCAAACGCGCCCTACAAATTGCCTGCGATCGCGCCGAGATTTTGCTGTTTGCAGGCGGGCTCGGTCCGACACCTGACGATCTGACAACGGCTACCCTCGCCGACTTTTTTGACTCCCCGCTGCGCGAGCGTCCGGAAGTATTAGCCGAGATCGAAGCAAAATTCGCGCGGCGCGGGCGGACGATGTCGCCCAGCAACCGCAAACAAGCTCTCTTCCCCGACGGAGCTGAGGTACTGCCCAATCCTACTGGCAGCGCTCCGGGCATCATTTGGCAACCGCGGCCGGGGCTATCAGTACTGACTTTTCCCGGCGTGCCAGGGGAGATGCAGTGCATGTGGTACGAAAGTGCAGTGCCTTACCTAAAGAGCCTGGGCTATGGACGGGAAATCGTGCACAGTCGCATGCTGCGATTCTGGGGAATCGGCGAATCCACTCTTGCCGAAAAAGTCAGGGCTTTCCTCGACCTACCCAACCCGACTGTGGCTCCCTATGCGTCGCGCGGCGAGGTTCGCTTGCGAATTTCAGCCCGTGCGCCTTCCGAAGCAGCTGCTCGTGAAGCGATTGCGCCGATCGAGTCCCAACTGCGCGCGATCGCCGGGCCCGATTGTTTTGGTGTGGATGACGACACCCTGGCATCGGCCGTTGGCAGGCATCTGTGCGCTCTGGACGCAACCGTGGCCGTAGCCGAGTCCTGCACGGGCGGCGGACTCGGGCATGCTCTGACATCAGTACCTGGGAGTTCTGCGTACTTTCGCGGCGGCATTATTGCCTACCAGAACGCGATTAAGACTGAGTTGCTCGGGGTCGCTCCCGAACTGCTTGCTCGACAGGGAGCGGTCAGTGCTGATGTTGCTGAAGCCATGGCTGCTGGGGTTCGCACGCAGCTCGGTTCAGACTGGGCAGTCGGCATAACTGGCATCGCCGGACCGGATGGCGGCACAGACACCAAACCTATAGGGCTGGTATATGTGGGTCTTGCCGACCCAAATGGAAGAACGACCAGCTACGAGCTGCATTTGGGTAGCTGGCGCGAGCGCGATGCTATTCGTCATAGCAGCGTTTGCAATGCCCTCGACCGACTGCGCCGTCAGCTGCTTGCCTGCTGCTACCCCGATGGGTCTGTTCCACCCTTATAAAGCTGTTCCCTGCGAGAGAGTGGCAAGCGAGCGGCCGTGCTAGAATTTACATAACTTCACAAAAAAAGCAACGGCAAGCATGCTGCAGATCGTTCGACCTTCGGTCTACTGAGAGACAAGCGGATCGTCCATCAGAAGTGGCAGGTCGATGTTGGGTAAGTTAGGCTTGTAATTGCGATTTAGAAAACATCTGTCGTAAACAAGGAGCCAGCGACGGCATGGACTACTTGGATAAGGTTCTGGAAAGATTACGAGAATGGACTCGTCGTTTGATCGAGGTTCTGCTCGGTCCGGACGCTGAGCAGGAACCGGAATTGATTCCTATCCCGGTCGACGAGTCGCAGTTGCGCCCTCGCTAGATTCTGTTTCGATACTGATTTGGACCAGCTCAGCGTACTGATAATTCACGGACCGAACCTAAATCTGTTAGGTCGGAGAGAGCCGGAAATATACGGTTCCACAACCCTAGACGAGATCGATGCCTGCCTGAAAGAACGAGGTCGGCTCGCTGGATCTAGGGTTGTTTGCATGCAGTCCAATCACGAAGGGCTGATAGTGGATGTTATTCAAGCCGCTGTAGGCGAGCACGATGGATTGGCGATCAATCCCGGAGCTTACACGCATACGAGTGTGGCAATTCGCGATGCAATTTCAGCCTGCGCTATACCGACCGTGGAAATTCACATGAGCAACATACACGGCCGGGAGTCATTTCGCCAGCATTCTTACATTGCGCCGGTAGCTATCGGGCAAATCAGCGGTTTTGGAGCGCGCAGCTATCTGCTCGGTCTTGATGCCTTGCTCGCACACTTGCGCCAATCGGCTCTAACCGACTGATCGCTAACACGTCGCGAGGACGGCGAATGTGCGGGCAGCGCGGAAGTCCGGTGCCATTACTAACTCGCTTTCAAGGATGTTTGGTGGGGGCACTGCTTGGAGAGCTGATTAGCGGCAATGCCGTGCCATCTCCCTGGTGGCAAGTTGCCATGCTGGGGGCAAGTTGTGCGATCGATACAGCGACATTTGCGTCAGCCGACTGGGAGGCGCGCTGCGATCGCGCCTCGCATCTAACCCGCATTGGAACGGCCGCTAGCAGTGAAGCCGCGATCGCGGTACTGCCAGTTGCACTGTACTACCACGAATTACCCGAGAGGTTGCGACGCGAGATTTTGCTGGCTGCATTTCTGTGGCTTGGAGCGAAAGAAACACCTGCAGCTGCACTAACATTTGCAACTGCAATTGCTACTGCACTCCAGCAGAGGTCGCCAGCTGAGAATTTCGACCGACTGGTCGGTCCTGCCGATTCGAACGAGCTGACCGTGCCACTAGAAATAGCGCGAGCGAGCCGTGCAAACGGCGTCGGTTTGGCCGAGTATGCGGAGCAGATCGTCGAGGCTCGAGTACCTATGGGCGATCGCGCTCTGGCAATCGCCTTGTATGCTCGCGCACTGCCGGGGCAACCAAGCTTGCAGGTTGCTCGGGCCGTCAAGGTTGCGGGTGGAGCCAACGTCTCGCCATCAGTGGTCGGTGCCTTAGTCGGAGCGATTGCAGGAGCTGAGAGTGGGAATAGTTTCCCCCTGCGTTGGCAGGTTGCCCTACAAGAGCGGGTTGCTATTGCCAGCGTGTACCGTCAGGCCGCGAGGTTATTTGCCAGCTGGGCAGGTGTTGGCTCTCCAAACGGGTCCGCAGAACTGGAACTCGACGCGATCGCAGCTGCCGGTCGCATCCAGGCTCGGGCGTCCCTGATTTCGATTTCGCATTAGCACGCTAGCTGAACTAACTCCCACTGCTTCTCTAGCTTGACTAAACTGTCCGTCAGTGCACCCGCTCGGCTTACCCAACATCACTGCAACGGTTAAGAATCGGTTCCTGTCAGCGGGAGGGACTTCCTTAGCTGAATAATTTCATCGCGGTGGGCGGTAATCTCAATCGCGAGGCGATCGGGTGCAGCTGATGCATCCAGGTCGAGAACGACTTCTTCAACGCGACCTGCGCGTTGCCAATAGAAGGTACCGGCAAGAGGCGCGAGAAGGGTCATACCGACGAAAAGATCGCGAACTTCAGGCCGAGTGAAAGACAACACAAGTGCTAAGCAAATGCAGCCGCATGCAGCCAGAAGAGTAAGGAAGATTGCAAGAAACCAACTGGGACGAACGTAACCCTCGAGGACGATACGCTCCCGCCCCGGCGCGATCGATTTCACGCGATACGAGCGATTGATGAAATACGTCTGTATCTGCAAGAGCAATTCAGTTTCTGGCAACTCGCTAGTAAGCCTCACTCGAGTAGTCCGGTCTTTCACTGATGCGCGAATAAAGAAGAACAGACCAACTGCCAGCAACAAGGTGAGGAAAGGAGTTGAGGTGGCAAGAAGCGCATTTCCAAATTCCAGAGCGCGCATACAAGTTAATACAGTTAAAGGTCACTACACTCATTTTGCCACTCTCCTTACATTCTTGAAGTCGAATGGTCTCCGTAGTATTGGATGTGACTGAGAGAAGTGAGGGTTAGGTTACGATATCCTATCAGGTCTAGAGGTTTAGGTTCATTTATTTAAGTGGTGCACGACGATAAAGTCGCCAAAGAGGAAAACTGCGACATGCCCAGAAGGAAGAAGGATCTCACGAAATCCGACCGCCTGCGCGGCGAGTTTCTGGAAAGGCTGACTACCATATCTCTGATAGCCGTCGTCAGTCGTGCATGATAGCGAAGAGGAAGAACCCTATGCAACGCTCAAGCGAATCTTGGGGTTGATCTATCTCTCGACAGCCTCCATAAACAGGGTCTATAGCGACCTACTAATGAGCGCCCCGAAAATAGACAACATCTCCGAAGAAAGAGCGTTGAGAGAGGTTGGTTTGATGGGACAAAAAAGCCTTTGGGATTGGGAGCAACCCCAAGCCAAGCTGGAAACAGAAGCACATGCTCGTGCAGCTCAACAAGCTCATTTCCTGGGACAGCTTCCGCACAACCCCGAACCAAAACTACGAGAATGAATGCAGGAGCAACCCCGGATACCATCCGTGGACAAGGTGCTGATGTTCGAGCTATTGATTCTGCAGCAGTTGTACAACATAAGCGAAGATGAACACGAACATTAAGTGACCGACCGATTCTAGTTCATGAGCTTCACGGGTCTGGGAATTGAGGACGCAGTCCCTGATGCCAACACAGTGTGGCTGTTGCGAGCGCGGCTGAAAGTGCGGGAGCTGACTGCGGAATTGTTCGTGCAGTTTGGTGAGTATCTCAGACAAGTCGGATATCAGGGGCGAGGGGGTCAGATGGTGGATGCGAAGCTGGTGCCGGTGCCAAAGCAGCACAACCGTTCCTTAGAGAACCAAGCAACCAAGCGGGGAGAGACACCGGAGCAGCAGCAGCCCAAGAAGCTGATGCAG
Proteins encoded:
- the aroQ gene encoding type II 3-dehydroquinate dehydratase gives rise to the protein MDQLSVLIIHGPNLNLLGRREPEIYGSTTLDEIDACLKERGRLAGSRVVCMQSNHEGLIVDVIQAAVGEHDGLAINPGAYTHTSVAIRDAISACAIPTVEIHMSNIHGRESFRQHSYIAPVAIGQISGFGARSYLLGLDALLAHLRQSALTD
- a CDS encoding competence/damage-inducible protein A; its protein translation is MSAEVICIGTELLLGDIVNTNAQFFGQQLASLGVPHYYQSVVGDNPERIKRALQIACDRAEILLFAGGLGPTPDDLTTATLADFFDSPLRERPEVLAEIEAKFARRGRTMSPSNRKQALFPDGAEVLPNPTGSAPGIIWQPRPGLSVLTFPGVPGEMQCMWYESAVPYLKSLGYGREIVHSRMLRFWGIGESTLAEKVRAFLDLPNPTVAPYASRGEVRLRISARAPSEAAAREAIAPIESQLRAIAGPDCFGVDDDTLASAVGRHLCALDATVAVAESCTGGGLGHALTSVPGSSAYFRGGIIAYQNAIKTELLGVAPELLARQGAVSADVAEAMAAGVRTQLGSDWAVGITGIAGPDGGTDTKPIGLVYVGLADPNGRTTSYELHLGSWRERDAIRHSSVCNALDRLRRQLLACCYPDGSVPPL
- a CDS encoding RNA-guided endonuclease InsQ/TnpB family protein, whose protein sequence is MQARQKKGSNRWRKQVNRIAKLHLKISRQRRDFFSKVWDSLFSKYDVVAHEKLNIKGLARTRLAKSIADAAWGTFLQMGAWKAERAAKLTIAENPHGTSIECSGCGERVPKTLADRVHSCPSCGLVLNRDRNAAINILNRAVGHQALNLSGNVSAVAESH
- a CDS encoding IS5 family transposase; translated protein: MSFTGLGIEDAVPDANTVWLLRARLKVRELTAELFVQFGEYLRQVGYQGRGGQMVDAKLVPVPKQHNRSLENQATKRGETPEQQQPKKLMQKDCEARWIRSTARVTTATRTPWEKTENTS
- a CDS encoding transposase codes for the protein EAAKGTRLERAQVTRLRATLIKVAGRVRTTARRVLIDLSSHCPYAEEIRQIARQLCGASATAQ
- a CDS encoding aldehyde dehydrogenase, which translates into the protein MQIPKNAVRALDPAALIARQRAYFTSGATRELEFRRGQLLSLRQAIADRESQICDALAADLGKPAFEAVVSEIVFCCQEIDYARKHLRQWVRPEKVGLARTVWPARGQIRSEPLGVVLIIAPWNYPLQLAIAPLVAAIAAGNCAIVKPSELTPHTSRVLAELIAAAFAPEYVSVVEGDKTVAQQLLAERFDHILFTGGSRVGKVVMAAAAEHLTPVTLELGGKSPCLVDRDADIETGAQRIAFGKFFNAGQTCVAPDYLLVDRAIKDDLLAALRRAIAKFYGDNPATSPDYARIVSDGHFQRLSALLDRDAIAIGGQSDSTTRYIAPTVLDGVAWDDPIMEDEIFGPLLPVLTYTDLDAAIAAIAARPAPLALYVFSRRHDVQTRVLEGTTSGGVCINDTIVHIISSTLPFGGVGASGIGAYHGRTGFDTFSHRRSVVRKGFWPEIELRYPPYEGKLSLFRKLLG
- a CDS encoding glycosyltransferase family 4 protein; the protein is MPSVPPAQLYHLIAFLISTSVVLWSTPAVKAIGLKSGHVDRPGRRKVHREPIVRIGGVSIFIGVLVALLTVWRLGGFGTLPTDKEWEIWGITVGGFVFFAIGLCDDLFNLSAGVRLVLQGVAASLVWMTGVQIEFLSVPFIDLFHLGWLSLPVTVIWLVGMVNAINWFDGLDGLAAGVSGIAAVVMLIVTLAMDQPAAALVAAALAGGALGFLRYNFNPAEIFMGDSGAYYLGFMLAGIGVVGLVKTAAVTAVLLPFLILAVPIADMSVVIISRLWGGKSPFTADQRHLHHRLLKAGIPQRLTVLFMYALTLWVGSLALGFSGIPSGWAYAIAATLLLVYVGWQVLRRRQHRLGRERRSRSAGDNVREHHDREL
- a CDS encoding cofactor assembly of complex C subunit B, coding for MRALEFGNALLATSTPFLTLLLAVGLFFFIRASVKDRTTRVRLTSELPETELLLQIQTYFINRSYRVKSIAPGRERIVLEGYVRPSWFLAIFLTLLAACGCICLALVLSFTRPEVRDLFVGMTLLAPLAGTFYWQRAGRVEEVVLDLDASAAPDRLAIEITAHRDEIIQLRKSLPLTGTDS
- the bchB gene encoding ferredoxin:protochlorophyllide reductase (ATP-dependent) subunit B; the protein is MKLAYWMYAGPAHIGTLRIASSFKNVHAIMHAPIGDDYFNVMRSMLERERNFTPVTTSSVDRTVLARGSQEKVVDNITRKDAEVSPDLTVLTPTCTSSILQEDLENFVERAQLTARCDVMLADVNHYRVNELQAADRTLNQIVEFYIDKARKGGTLPTGKTERPSVNIIGITSLGFHNQHDCTELKRLMADLGIEVNQVIPEKASVHHLKDLPRAWFNLVPYREVGLMTARYLEAEFGMPFVDVTPMGVVETARCIRAIQQVLNASGAAVDYEDYIDNQTRYVSQAAWFSRSIDCQNLTGKKAVVFGDNTHAIAMTKILAREMGIRVAIAGTYCKYDADWFRTQVGEFCDEVLISDDNGAVADAIARAEPAAIFGTQMERHIGKRLNIPCGVIAAPIHVQNFPIGYKPFVGYEGTNQISDLVYNSFTLGMEDHLLEIFGGHDTKEVIHKSISADSDLNWTKDALAELNKVPGFVRGKVKRNTEKFARERQLSSITIELMYAAKEAVGA
- a CDS encoding ADP-ribosylglycohydrolase family protein — encoded protein: MPLLTRFQGCLVGALLGELISGNAVPSPWWQVAMLGASCAIDTATFASADWEARCDRASHLTRIGTAASSEAAIAVLPVALYYHELPERLRREILLAAFLWLGAKETPAAALTFATAIATALQQRSPAENFDRLVGPADSNELTVPLEIARASRANGVGLAEYAEQIVEARVPMGDRALAIALYARALPGQPSLQVARAVKVAGGANVSPSVVGALVGAIAGAESGNSFPLRWQVALQERVAIASVYRQAARLFASWAGVGSPNGSAELELDAIAAAGRIQARASLISISH